One genomic region from Halorussus rarus encodes:
- a CDS encoding DUF5789 family protein: MSLKQATRLVRQHDYPATTDQLADTYGDYELDHPNGSETLGEVLGRVGSETFSSPNEAEEMLYSAVSSEAIGRKGYSDRDPTTLGTVGPSQVSF, encoded by the coding sequence ATGTCACTGAAGCAGGCGACGCGACTCGTCCGCCAGCACGACTACCCCGCGACGACCGACCAGCTCGCCGACACCTACGGCGACTACGAGCTCGACCACCCCAACGGCTCGGAGACGCTCGGCGAGGTGCTCGGCCGCGTCGGGTCGGAGACGTTCTCGTCGCCCAACGAGGCCGAGGAGATGCTCTACTCGGCGGTCAGCAGCGAGGCCATCGGCCGGAAAGGGTACAGCGACCGCGACCCGACGACCCTCGGCACGGTGGGGCCGAGCCAGGTCAGCTTCTAG
- a CDS encoding DUF5784 family protein, translated as MASPLRFRRSTERWTDDRVERDLYDPLDEKFGAQLLAPHYVGPSGYETRRLEMGNGDVALFCWTPDGEAFWLGNTETPSALWRTEKYTFDEIPYPVARWAQRELLADLRTEDPWLADYTHLSWFFLPVLFSKDGRHSTRTFFREHAAGFPDATRDEGLSFYEQFLRTGALDDYRYEMASKLGTSPQVDPVRMASAMSEFTAAKLLTDAGYDVTPEIEVTTGHSLDFRAEPPGGGESPLVEVTRPRPPTRRAADTPVAAVRETAETKTSGQLQHHGGGAVLFVDCSGFRDDEWAAVKGEQPEVRHRPAVVFRARPSGHVEAYRKGSLPLDLGGAVEWV; from the coding sequence GTGGCAAGCCCGCTCCGCTTTCGCCGCTCCACGGAGCGGTGGACCGACGACAGGGTCGAACGCGACCTGTACGACCCCCTGGACGAGAAGTTCGGCGCGCAACTGCTGGCGCCCCACTACGTCGGGCCGTCGGGGTACGAGACCCGGCGGCTCGAGATGGGCAACGGCGACGTGGCGCTGTTCTGCTGGACCCCCGACGGGGAGGCATTCTGGCTCGGCAACACCGAGACGCCCTCCGCGCTCTGGCGCACCGAGAAGTACACCTTCGACGAGATTCCCTACCCCGTCGCCCGGTGGGCCCAGCGCGAACTGCTGGCCGACCTCCGTACCGAGGACCCCTGGCTGGCCGACTACACCCACCTTTCGTGGTTCTTCCTGCCGGTCCTGTTCTCGAAGGACGGTCGCCACTCCACGCGGACCTTCTTCCGGGAGCACGCCGCGGGGTTCCCGGACGCGACCCGCGACGAGGGACTGTCGTTCTACGAGCAGTTCCTCCGGACGGGCGCGCTCGACGACTACCGCTACGAGATGGCGTCGAAGCTCGGCACCAGCCCGCAGGTCGACCCCGTTCGGATGGCGTCGGCGATGAGCGAGTTCACCGCCGCGAAGCTGCTGACCGACGCCGGCTACGACGTGACGCCCGAGATCGAGGTGACGACGGGTCACTCGCTGGACTTCCGGGCGGAGCCGCCCGGCGGCGGCGAGTCCCCGCTGGTCGAGGTCACCCGGCCGCGCCCGCCGACTCGCCGGGCCGCCGACACGCCGGTCGCCGCTGTGCGCGAGACTGCCGAGACCAAGACCTCGGGCCAGCTCCAGCACCACGGCGGCGGCGCGGTGCTGTTCGTCGACTGCTCGGGGTTCCGCGACGACGAGTGGGCCGCGGTCAAGGGCGAGCAGCCCGAGGTGCGCCACCGACCCGCGGTCGTCTTCCGGGCGCGGCCCTCCGGCCACGTCGAGGCCTACCGCAAGGGGTCGCTACCGCTGGACCTCGGCGGCGCCGTCGAGTGGGTGTGA
- a CDS encoding DUF5786 family protein — translation MSMGAYDEDEHERRERKNNTVDVSEDDDRTTYHGSVEYDSGDSAEALLDKFEEIKSGK, via the coding sequence ATGTCAATGGGTGCCTATGATGAAGACGAACACGAACGCCGTGAGCGCAAGAACAACACGGTCGACGTCAGCGAGGACGACGACCGGACGACGTATCACGGCTCCGTAGAATACGACTCGGGCGACTCCGCGGAAGCGCTCCTCGACAAGTTCGAGGAGATCAAGTCCGGCAAGTAG
- a CDS encoding YkgJ family cysteine cluster protein has protein sequence MEVNCEGCAGCCIDWRAVAPEPSDHERRGPREPLDDVHNLVPLTRDDARNFLDAGLADALTPRLWRDESGVEIDGVPVSAVDGRPAFFLGLRKPPKPVAPFGVDESDGSSARRNRPDSDGADSTWLPTCVFLDPTTLQCRIHDADTYPEECADYPGHNLALEEETECERVEAAFGGERLLDGDPPEELRGFLLGPQALGQKVFVFPDPDRLDGVVGRAESGDLTADDRALFVAAAVASAPGTTTANPDKFESALDAARQADSWAGRAVADWTARAGEEGTPAPDPAVAERVEDDRGAPGTPGWDN, from the coding sequence ATGGAGGTGAACTGCGAGGGGTGCGCCGGCTGCTGCATCGACTGGCGGGCGGTCGCGCCGGAGCCGAGCGACCACGAGCGCCGCGGGCCGCGCGAGCCCCTGGACGACGTCCACAACCTCGTGCCGCTGACCCGCGACGACGCCCGGAACTTCCTCGACGCGGGGCTGGCCGACGCGCTGACCCCGCGGCTCTGGCGCGACGAGTCGGGCGTCGAGATCGACGGCGTGCCGGTGTCGGCCGTCGACGGCAGGCCCGCGTTCTTCCTCGGCCTCCGCAAGCCGCCGAAGCCGGTGGCACCCTTCGGTGTCGACGAATCGGACGGTTCGTCGGCTCGCCGGAACCGGCCGGATTCCGACGGCGCAGACTCGACCTGGCTCCCGACCTGCGTCTTCCTCGACCCGACGACCCTCCAGTGTCGCATCCACGACGCCGACACCTACCCCGAGGAGTGCGCCGACTACCCCGGCCACAACCTCGCGCTGGAGGAGGAGACCGAGTGCGAGCGCGTCGAGGCGGCGTTCGGCGGCGAGCGACTGCTCGACGGCGACCCGCCCGAGGAGCTCCGGGGGTTCCTGCTCGGCCCGCAGGCGCTCGGCCAGAAGGTGTTCGTCTTCCCCGACCCGGACCGCCTGGACGGCGTCGTCGGTCGCGCCGAGTCCGGCGACCTCACCGCCGACGACCGCGCGCTGTTCGTCGCGGCCGCCGTCGCGTCCGCGCCCGGCACGACGACCGCGAACCCCGACAAGTTCGAGTCGGCGCTCGACGCGGCCCGCCAGGCCGACTCGTGGGCCGGCCGTGCGGTCGCCGACTGGACCGCCCGGGCCGGCGAGGAGGGGACGCCGGCTCCGGACCCGGCGGTGGCCGAGCGCGTCGAGGACGACCGCGGCGCGCCCGGCACGCCCGGGTGGGACAATTGA
- a CDS encoding HalOD1 output domain-containing protein produces the protein MHESESPATPVVEPGNQSSGVTRAFHDPEGDATLVQTILEALDDAADPGEEPTVRLYDAVDPDALEAIFRPTRNGPRRDAGRVSFSVGAFRVDVHAGGQVLVRRTA, from the coding sequence ATGCACGAATCAGAATCGCCCGCAACCCCTGTAGTCGAACCTGGAAACCAATCGTCGGGCGTCACGCGGGCCTTCCACGACCCGGAAGGCGACGCCACGCTCGTTCAGACCATCCTGGAGGCGCTGGACGACGCCGCGGACCCGGGCGAGGAGCCGACCGTCCGGCTCTACGACGCCGTCGACCCGGACGCGCTCGAGGCCATCTTCCGACCGACCCGCAACGGTCCGCGCCGCGACGCCGGCCGCGTCTCGTTCTCCGTCGGCGCCTTCAGGGTCGACGTCCACGCCGGCGGTCAGGTCCTCGTCCGGCGGACGGCCTGA
- a CDS encoding DUF7561 family protein, producing the protein MATDTCDGCGEQVKIAGGIANLWTLEHDATGGMTLEFDGDGTEHFLCFDCIDRLPDDPSAADVDALGES; encoded by the coding sequence ATGGCCACCGACACCTGCGACGGCTGCGGCGAGCAGGTCAAGATCGCGGGCGGCATCGCCAACCTCTGGACGCTCGAGCACGACGCGACCGGCGGGATGACCCTGGAGTTCGACGGCGACGGCACCGAGCACTTCCTCTGCTTCGACTGCATCGACCGGCTTCCGGACGACCCGAGCGCCGCGGACGTGGACGCGCTCGGAGAGTCGTAG
- a CDS encoding helicase C-terminal domain-containing protein, with translation MNPDRIFDEFPAPSYRGNQREALGDVRDAFAAGNDVVLVRAPTGSGKSLLARAIAGCARTPDEAAPSDATGAYYTTPQVSQLDDVAEDDLLDDLKIIRGKRNYSCILPGETDTPVDRAPCAREKGYDCSVKHRCPYFSDRAIASNREIAAMTLAYFMRTAGSEVFRKRDAVVIDEAHGLAEWAEMYAAIDLDPRTVPIWDDIEVPDLAEAGLDRAVEYADRLQNVCRRHKDDLIAKPELDPHEAAERDRLQELIGELDWFVEDYRDSESATTWVVDQPDGKGGAITIKPMNPERYLAHTVWDRGNKFALLSATILNKEAFCRQVGLDPANVALVDVGHTFPVDHRPLYDVTQGKMTYEHRDETLPDIARTVVRVMQAHREEKGIIHAHSYAIQERLADMLSDFGVGDRVRTHDKDDRDAQLEAWKATDGEEVFLSVKMEEALDLKGDLARWQVICKAPFLNTGDSRVAHRLEQGQWAWYYRAALRTVIQACGRVVRSPDDRGATYLADSSLLQVFDRAKSDTPDWFTEQVDRMSEPDLPAFDPQSASQSAAGAGARGGRNRSQSRSGNKSRNGTGGRSAGGTSSDGQSASGDSAGSSSGGSSTGRKSPMADVWDDSV, from the coding sequence GTGAACCCCGACCGGATTTTCGACGAGTTCCCCGCGCCCTCCTACCGGGGCAACCAGCGCGAGGCGCTGGGCGACGTCCGGGACGCCTTCGCCGCGGGCAACGACGTGGTGCTGGTGCGGGCCCCCACCGGCAGCGGCAAGTCGCTGCTCGCGCGGGCCATCGCCGGGTGCGCCCGGACCCCCGACGAGGCCGCGCCCAGCGACGCGACGGGCGCGTACTACACCACGCCGCAGGTGTCCCAGCTCGACGACGTGGCCGAGGACGACCTCCTGGACGACCTCAAGATAATCCGGGGCAAGCGCAACTACTCGTGCATCCTGCCGGGCGAGACCGACACGCCGGTCGACCGCGCGCCCTGCGCCCGCGAGAAGGGGTACGACTGCTCGGTCAAGCACCGGTGCCCGTACTTCTCGGACCGGGCCATCGCCTCCAACCGGGAGATCGCGGCGATGACGCTGGCCTACTTCATGCGGACCGCCGGCTCGGAGGTGTTCCGCAAGCGCGACGCGGTGGTCATCGACGAGGCCCACGGTCTCGCGGAGTGGGCCGAGATGTACGCCGCCATCGACCTCGACCCCCGGACGGTGCCCATCTGGGACGACATCGAGGTGCCCGACCTGGCTGAAGCGGGCCTCGACCGCGCGGTCGAGTACGCCGACCGGCTCCAGAACGTCTGCCGCCGACACAAGGACGACCTCATCGCCAAGCCGGAGCTCGACCCCCACGAGGCCGCCGAGCGCGACCGCCTCCAGGAGCTCATCGGCGAACTCGACTGGTTCGTCGAGGACTACCGCGATTCGGAGAGCGCGACGACCTGGGTCGTCGACCAGCCCGACGGGAAGGGCGGCGCCATCACCATCAAGCCGATGAACCCAGAGCGCTACCTGGCCCACACCGTCTGGGACCGGGGCAACAAGTTCGCGCTGCTCTCCGCCACGATTCTGAACAAGGAGGCGTTCTGCCGGCAGGTCGGCCTCGACCCCGCGAACGTCGCGCTGGTCGACGTGGGCCACACCTTCCCGGTCGATCACCGCCCGCTGTACGACGTCACGCAGGGCAAGATGACCTACGAGCACCGCGACGAGACGCTGCCGGACATCGCCCGCACGGTGGTCCGGGTCATGCAGGCTCACCGCGAGGAAAAGGGAATAATTCACGCCCATTCATACGCCATCCAGGAGCGGCTCGCCGACATGCTCTCGGACTTCGGGGTGGGCGACCGCGTCCGGACCCACGACAAGGACGACCGCGACGCCCAGCTCGAGGCCTGGAAGGCGACCGACGGCGAGGAGGTGTTCCTCTCGGTCAAGATGGAGGAGGCCCTCGACCTGAAGGGCGACCTCGCGCGGTGGCAGGTCATCTGCAAGGCGCCGTTCCTCAACACCGGCGACTCCCGGGTCGCCCACCGGCTCGAACAGGGCCAGTGGGCGTGGTACTACCGGGCCGCGCTCCGGACGGTCATCCAGGCCTGCGGCCGGGTGGTCCGGTCGCCCGACGACCGCGGCGCGACCTACCTCGCGGACTCGAGCCTGCTCCAGGTGTTCGACCGGGCCAAGAGCGACACGCCCGACTGGTTCACCGAGCAGGTCGACCGGATGAGCGAGCCGGACCTGCCCGCGTTCGACCCGCAGAGCGCGAGCCAGTCGGCGGCCGGAGCGGGCGCGCGCGGTGGCCGGAACCGAAGCCAATCGCGTTCCGGCAACAAGTCGCGTAACGGGACCGGAGGACGCTCGGCGGGCGGAACCTCGTCCGATGGGCAGTCCGCGAGCGGAGACTCCGCGGGAAGCTCGTCCGGCGGCTCCTCGACCGGCCGGAAGAGCCCGATGGCGGACGTCTGGGACGACAGCGTGTAG
- a CDS encoding cupredoxin domain-containing protein: MGDSTGDTTDRDESTERTDAAPSARRRNVLRALGGAGALGAFAGTGAARGLASAADSAATDASTPAEARERARQDGEIDPVWGFPALSDDAEPPTSPQHEVELQIRPRDAPIPEFVFEPTGLYVEPGDTVRFSYESPHHTVTAYHPAFGYVQRVPDDVPPFSAPALPQGGYWLYTFDQSGVYELHCAPHEIFGHAMRVVVGSPSGPAADPLPDLCAGRGTATEMGEQTATETATAEAATTMPAGGEAGGGEGGQEGGPPEPEPPRLGAYAVLTDPALDPEAIVEERRVSWDDLAPESKQLFVQIRGFPPC, translated from the coding sequence ATGGGGGATTCCACCGGCGACACGACCGACCGAGACGAATCGACCGAGAGAACGGACGCCGCACCGAGCGCCCGGCGACGGAACGTCCTGCGCGCGCTCGGGGGCGCGGGCGCGCTGGGCGCGTTCGCGGGGACGGGCGCGGCTCGCGGACTCGCGAGTGCCGCGGACTCGGCAGCGACGGACGCGAGCACGCCCGCGGAGGCCCGCGAGCGCGCCAGGCAGGACGGGGAGATCGACCCGGTGTGGGGGTTCCCGGCGCTCTCGGACGACGCCGAGCCGCCGACCAGCCCGCAGCACGAGGTCGAGTTGCAGATTCGGCCCCGCGACGCGCCGATTCCCGAGTTCGTCTTCGAGCCGACCGGGCTCTACGTCGAGCCGGGCGACACCGTGCGGTTCAGCTACGAGTCGCCACATCACACCGTGACCGCCTACCACCCCGCGTTCGGGTACGTCCAGCGCGTCCCCGACGACGTGCCGCCGTTCTCCGCGCCGGCGCTCCCGCAGGGCGGCTACTGGCTCTACACCTTCGACCAGTCCGGCGTGTACGAGCTCCACTGCGCGCCCCACGAGATATTCGGCCACGCGATGCGCGTCGTGGTCGGGTCGCCCAGCGGCCCGGCGGCCGACCCGCTGCCGGACCTCTGCGCCGGACGGGGGACGGCGACCGAGATGGGTGAGCAGACAGCCACCGAGACCGCGACGGCGGAGGCGGCGACGACGATGCCAGCCGGCGGGGAGGCCGGTGGCGGCGAGGGCGGACAGGAGGGCGGCCCACCGGAGCCGGAACCGCCGCGGCTCGGCGCGTACGCCGTCCTCACGGACCCCGCGCTCGACCCAGAGGCCATCGTCGAGGAGCGCCGTGTGTCGTGGGACGACCTGGCGCCCGAGAGCAAGCAGCTGTTCGTCCAGATTCGGGGCTTCCCGCCGTGCTGA
- a CDS encoding class I SAM-dependent methyltransferase: MTDAASDLAAVVRKPESEATIAALREEGVYDVTRKVRERGDEYVELPVTGPPSETRVRDVVEQVDPERRLPDLDAHLRERGWTEEEIARAPGSWAVVGSVVLVTFGDESGTASDADLDREAFGEALLDLHGEADTVLANEGVSGAHREPSVSVVAGAGDTETVHTEHGTQYALDLAEVMFSPGNKAERARMGEAVDAGERVFDMFAGIGYFALPMARAGAEVTAVERNPAAFRFLIENAMLNDVSDRISAFRSDCREVEVEPPADRVVMGYYDASEPRSEDSRAPADASYEYLDAALAALKPGGVVHMHEATPEDLLWDRPVSRLRDAAAGVDREVEVLDRRKVKSHSEGVWHVVVDARVE, encoded by the coding sequence ATGACCGACGCGGCGAGCGACCTCGCGGCGGTCGTCCGCAAGCCAGAGAGCGAGGCGACCATCGCGGCGCTGCGCGAGGAGGGCGTCTACGACGTGACCCGGAAGGTCCGGGAGCGCGGCGACGAGTACGTCGAACTCCCGGTGACCGGCCCGCCGAGCGAGACCCGGGTCCGCGACGTCGTCGAGCAGGTCGACCCCGAGCGACGCCTCCCCGACCTCGACGCCCACCTCCGGGAGCGCGGGTGGACCGAGGAGGAGATCGCCCGCGCGCCGGGGTCGTGGGCGGTGGTCGGCAGCGTCGTGCTCGTCACCTTCGGCGACGAAAGCGGGACCGCTTCGGACGCGGACCTCGACCGCGAGGCGTTCGGCGAGGCGCTGCTCGACCTCCACGGCGAGGCCGACACCGTCCTCGCCAACGAGGGCGTCTCGGGCGCCCACCGCGAGCCCTCGGTCTCGGTCGTGGCGGGCGCCGGCGACACCGAGACGGTCCACACCGAACACGGCACCCAGTACGCGCTGGACCTCGCGGAGGTCATGTTCTCGCCGGGCAACAAGGCCGAGCGCGCCCGGATGGGCGAGGCGGTCGACGCCGGCGAGCGCGTCTTCGACATGTTCGCCGGCATCGGCTACTTCGCCCTGCCGATGGCCCGCGCCGGCGCCGAGGTGACCGCGGTCGAGCGCAACCCCGCCGCGTTCCGGTTCCTGATCGAGAACGCGATGCTCAACGACGTCTCCGACCGGATCTCGGCGTTCCGCTCCGACTGTCGCGAGGTGGAGGTCGAACCGCCGGCCGACCGCGTGGTGATGGGTTACTACGACGCGTCCGAACCGCGCTCGGAGGACAGTCGGGCGCCGGCCGACGCGTCCTACGAGTACCTCGACGCGGCGCTGGCGGCGCTGAAACCCGGCGGCGTCGTCCACATGCACGAGGCCACCCCGGAGGACCTGCTCTGGGACCGCCCGGTCTCTCGACTCCGGGACGCGGCAGCCGGGGTCGACCGCGAAGTCGAGGTGCTGGACCGTCGCAAGGTCAAGAGCCACAGCGAGGGCGTCTGGCACGTCGTCGTGGACGCCCGCGTCGAGTAA
- a CDS encoding 60S ribosomal export protein NMD3 codes for MTMEAREFCPNCGDPIEADPAERTPLPEAAGKRGREQKLCDACYFDRFDLVDAPDRIEVRVCSQCGAVHRGNRWVDVDARDYTDVAIEEVSESLGVHLDARDVSWRVDPEQVDQNTIRMHCTFSGIVRDTFVEEEVVVPVKISRQTCTRCGRINGDYYASTVQVRAAERTPTGEEVERAQAIADEIVAEMEATGDRDAFVTEAKETDDGVNIKVSTTNIGKKIAAKVVEEFGGSYSDSETLVTEDEDGEEVYRVTYAVRLPPYSPGEIIDPEDGDGPVLVRSVRGNLKGTRLTTGEQYEARFEEGDAPEARRLGRAEDAEETTLVAVEDERAVQVLDPETYRTETIARPDFVDPDAETVRVLKSRAGLHVVPDDAAGEDA; via the coding sequence ATGACTATGGAAGCCCGCGAGTTCTGTCCGAACTGCGGGGACCCCATCGAGGCCGACCCCGCCGAGCGGACGCCCCTCCCCGAGGCGGCCGGCAAGCGCGGCAGGGAGCAGAAGCTCTGCGACGCCTGTTACTTCGACCGGTTCGACCTGGTCGACGCGCCCGACCGCATCGAGGTCCGTGTCTGCTCGCAGTGCGGGGCGGTCCACCGGGGCAACCGCTGGGTCGACGTCGACGCCCGCGACTACACCGACGTCGCCATCGAGGAGGTCAGCGAGTCGCTGGGCGTCCACCTCGACGCCCGCGACGTCTCGTGGCGGGTCGACCCCGAGCAGGTCGACCAGAACACCATCCGGATGCACTGCACCTTCTCGGGAATCGTCCGGGACACGTTCGTCGAGGAGGAGGTCGTCGTCCCCGTCAAGATCTCGCGCCAGACCTGCACGCGCTGCGGCCGCATCAACGGCGACTACTACGCCAGCACGGTCCAGGTCCGGGCCGCCGAGCGCACGCCCACCGGCGAGGAGGTCGAGCGCGCTCAAGCTATCGCCGACGAGATCGTCGCCGAGATGGAGGCGACCGGCGACCGCGACGCCTTCGTCACCGAGGCCAAGGAGACCGACGACGGCGTGAACATCAAGGTCTCGACCACCAACATCGGCAAGAAGATCGCCGCCAAGGTCGTCGAGGAGTTCGGCGGGAGCTACTCCGACTCCGAGACCCTCGTCACCGAGGACGAGGACGGCGAGGAGGTCTACCGGGTGACCTACGCGGTGCGCCTGCCGCCGTACTCGCCCGGCGAGATAATCGACCCCGAGGACGGCGACGGCCCCGTCCTCGTTCGGAGCGTCCGGGGCAACCTCAAGGGGACGCGGCTCACCACCGGCGAGCAGTACGAGGCCCGCTTCGAGGAGGGCGACGCGCCCGAGGCCCGGCGACTGGGTCGCGCCGAGGACGCCGAGGAGACCACCCTGGTCGCGGTCGAGGACGAGCGCGCGGTCCAGGTGCTCGACCCCGAGACCTACCGGACCGAGACCATCGCGCGCCCCGACTTCGTGGACCCCGACGCCGAGACCGTGCGGGTGCTGAAGAGCCGCGCCGGCCTCCACGTGGTGCCCGACGACGCCGCCGGCGAGGACGCATGA
- a CDS encoding DUF2243 domain-containing protein produces MNSRSGRSRSLLLGSATLGFGFGALLDVLLFHLVLQWHHLLSDRISTGSLVGLRANIYYDGVFSLAMVGVMLAGAGLLWRTLNRSAEPRSAVRAVGGLLAGVGLFNLLDGIVDHYVLNVHDAVHGTLAFNPHWVGASLLILGVGILVLRG; encoded by the coding sequence GTGAACTCACGTTCCGGCCGCTCGCGGTCGCTCCTGCTCGGGAGCGCGACGCTCGGCTTCGGGTTCGGCGCGCTGCTCGACGTCCTCCTCTTCCACCTGGTGCTCCAGTGGCACCACCTGCTCTCGGACCGCATCTCGACGGGGAGCCTCGTCGGCCTGCGGGCGAACATCTACTACGACGGCGTGTTCTCGCTCGCGATGGTCGGCGTCATGCTGGCCGGGGCGGGCCTGCTCTGGCGGACGTTGAACCGGTCGGCCGAACCCCGCTCCGCGGTGCGAGCCGTCGGCGGTCTCCTGGCCGGCGTTGGCCTGTTCAACCTCCTCGACGGTATCGTTGATCACTACGTGCTGAACGTCCACGACGCGGTCCACGGGACCCTGGCGTTCAATCCCCACTGGGTAGGCGCGAGCTTGCTGATACTCGGCGTCGGGATTCTCGTGTTAAGGGGATAG
- a CDS encoding aminotransferase family protein codes for MTDSERPATVGEAGGNLPHWYDGDGEVPTLTRGEGVRVYDDEGTEYLDFASQLYCVNAGHSEESIVDAMTEQARRIPYVSSSKHNDARTELADRLGEVAPGDLSDVYFSISGSEANEAAAQFARAEQDAPKVLTRWRSYHGGTYGAAALTGDPSTRATVERYAATSGSAKFLPPLPGAFDAETPEELAEKAADHLEFVIRNEGPDAIAAVLMEPVGGTSGAYPAPPGYFERVRELCDEYDILLISDEVIAGFGRCGEWFGIETEGVEPDMITFAKGVTSAYAPLAGVLVDESLGASLREEGIEVGQTFAGHPVACAAGVAAMDAYEDRLLDNVRAIAPTLESELRGLDAHDAVCDVRGRGFLWAVEFADPETDEPFVDPWAGDEGDNPVSEVVDTAADEGVLVGGGRPGFQLIVAPPLCADEDDVREAVGVLDDAIESVFG; via the coding sequence ATGACCGACAGCGAGCGACCCGCGACGGTCGGGGAGGCGGGCGGCAACCTCCCCCACTGGTACGACGGCGACGGCGAGGTGCCGACCCTCACCCGCGGCGAGGGCGTCCGCGTCTACGACGACGAGGGCACCGAGTACCTCGACTTCGCCTCGCAACTGTACTGCGTCAACGCCGGCCACAGCGAGGAGTCGATCGTCGACGCGATGACCGAGCAGGCCCGCCGGATCCCGTACGTCTCCTCCTCGAAGCACAACGACGCCCGGACGGAACTGGCCGACCGACTCGGCGAGGTCGCGCCCGGCGACCTCTCGGACGTCTACTTCTCGATCTCCGGCAGCGAGGCCAACGAGGCGGCGGCCCAGTTCGCCCGCGCCGAGCAGGACGCCCCGAAGGTGCTCACCCGGTGGCGGTCGTACCACGGCGGGACCTACGGCGCGGCCGCGCTCACCGGCGACCCGAGCACCCGCGCCACGGTCGAGCGCTACGCCGCCACCTCCGGCTCCGCGAAGTTCCTCCCGCCGCTCCCCGGCGCGTTCGACGCCGAGACGCCCGAGGAGCTTGCCGAGAAGGCGGCCGACCACCTCGAGTTCGTCATCAGAAACGAGGGTCCGGACGCCATCGCGGCCGTCCTGATGGAGCCGGTCGGGGGTACCAGCGGCGCCTACCCCGCGCCGCCGGGCTACTTCGAGCGCGTCCGCGAGCTCTGCGACGAGTACGACATTCTCCTCATCTCCGACGAGGTCATCGCCGGCTTCGGCCGCTGCGGCGAGTGGTTCGGCATCGAGACCGAGGGCGTCGAGCCCGACATGATAACCTTCGCGAAGGGCGTCACCAGCGCGTACGCCCCGCTGGCGGGCGTCCTCGTCGACGAGTCGCTCGGCGCGTCGCTCCGCGAGGAGGGCATCGAGGTCGGCCAGACGTTCGCGGGCCACCCGGTCGCGTGCGCCGCCGGGGTCGCCGCGATGGACGCCTACGAGGACCGACTGCTCGACAACGTCCGGGCCATCGCCCCGACGCTCGAATCCGAACTCCGCGGGCTCGACGCTCACGACGCGGTCTGCGACGTCCGCGGCCGCGGGTTCCTCTGGGCGGTCGAGTTCGCCGACCCCGAGACGGACGAGCCCTTCGTCGACCCGTGGGCGGGCGACGAGGGCGACAACCCGGTCTCGGAGGTCGTCGATACGGCGGCCGACGAGGGCGTGTTAGTCGGCGGCGGCCGGCCGGGGTTCCAGCTCATCGTCGCCCCGCCGCTGTGCGCCGACGAGGACGACGTGCGGGAGGCCGTCGGCGTGCTCGACGACGCTATCGAGTCGGTGTTCGGCTGA
- a CDS encoding CPBP family intramembrane glutamic endopeptidase: MSHSTASPLRRVGVATGLTVLGVVLSVLLSLPVVFVQFDALTQFVASFVLSELGFVAAALVFLRATSRGVDYLRIRAPDARALGIVVGGTVALFAFRLVAILAAQALGLPLAGNSVTQLAEEGYLLTLLLLVPLSVLVVGPAEELLFRGIIQRYLDDALSTAPAVVLTSVLFALVHVPTTVIATPDVVAVSVTLVILFGLSLLLGYLYAWTDNLVVPVLVHGFYDALIFGLAYWALSSGMVEMAASTPL, translated from the coding sequence ATGTCACACTCAACGGCCAGCCCGCTCCGCCGCGTCGGGGTCGCCACCGGGCTCACCGTGCTCGGCGTCGTGCTGAGCGTCCTGCTGTCGCTCCCGGTCGTCTTCGTCCAGTTCGACGCGCTGACGCAGTTCGTCGCCTCGTTCGTCCTCTCGGAACTGGGGTTCGTCGCCGCCGCGCTCGTCTTCCTGCGGGCGACGAGCCGCGGCGTCGACTACCTCCGGATCAGGGCGCCCGACGCCCGCGCGCTCGGCATCGTCGTCGGCGGGACCGTCGCGCTGTTCGCCTTCCGCCTCGTCGCGATCCTGGCGGCGCAGGCGCTCGGCCTCCCGCTGGCCGGCAACTCCGTCACGCAACTCGCCGAGGAGGGCTACCTGCTGACCCTGCTGCTGCTCGTTCCGCTGTCCGTACTCGTCGTCGGCCCGGCCGAGGAACTGCTGTTCCGCGGCATCATCCAGCGGTACCTCGACGACGCGCTCTCGACTGCGCCCGCCGTCGTGCTCACGAGCGTGCTGTTCGCGCTGGTCCACGTCCCGACCACGGTCATCGCGACGCCCGACGTCGTCGCGGTGAGCGTGACCCTGGTCATCCTGTTCGGCCTGTCGCTCCTCCTGGGCTACCTCTACGCCTGGACCGACAACCTGGTCGTGCCGGTGCTGGTCCACGGGTTCTACGACGCGCTCATCTTCGGGCTGGCGTACTGGGCGCTCTCCTCGGGGATGGTGGAGATGGCCGCGTCGACGCCGCTCTGA